In Ctenopharyngodon idella isolate HZGC_01 chromosome 1, HZGC01, whole genome shotgun sequence, a single genomic region encodes these proteins:
- the gab1 gene encoding GRB2-associated-binding protein 1 isoform X3: MAPSGGSGGALGASALANLPPPYQPVSIRPLGSSSSLDEPQDYLWLLNCESKKPEPNRAHGECSKSTSSEPDCNDNLPSHYTPTSSSKHASVNGFFSTQHAAGLYDSPPSRGQSLSADSQGLYHLPRSYSQDTVLLPKSASSPPAPDSEHGELYVFNTPGRKPSLEAQFRNLSVSYDIPPTPGSNCTYQVPRTAGVEAVSGATDVVPPPRPPKPLLTTGSVPPERSPTDTYVVPRSVSETDGNYCVPSGAGGNKALRSNTIGTVDSSRLRKDYGSQDCYDIPRPFPPDKSCSFDFNESFNNYFKNKGMVPVGSVSTEEMDENYVPMSVHSSSHHRSSSLSEPIQEPNYVPMTPGTVEFSSLGKQVPPPAHMGFRSSPKTPPRRAMPITECQPPPVDRNLKPDRKVKPAPLEIKPLPEWEEYTAPVRSPVTRSFTRDPSRCTTAPRPSSGHSTASSSDSDDCDENYVTMQHNMSSDEPNMKLGPPMNADGGGSPMVKPKGDKQVEYLDLDLDPGKSTPPRKKKTNGTGISASDERVDYVVVDQQRTQALKSTREAWSDGRQSTETETPTKGAK; this comes from the exons ATGGCCCCTAGTGGAGGGTCAGGAGGAGCATTAGGGGCTTCTGCACTGGCCAACCTGCCTCCTCCCTACCAGCCCGTCAGCATTAGACCCCTGGGGTCCTCCTCCAGTCTGGATGAGCCTCAAGACTACCTTTGGCTGCTCAACTGTGAGAGCAAGAAACCTGAGCCTAACAG GGCGCATGGCGAATGCTCCAAGTCTACCTCCTCCGAACCCGACTGTAATGACAACCTCCCTTCCCACTACACGCCCACCTCCTCTTCCAAGCACGCCTCGGTCAATGGTTTCTTTTCTACCCAGCATGCCGCAGGGCTCTATGATTCTCCTCCTTCGCGCGGACAGTCGTTGTCGGCCGACTCGCAGGGCCTGTACCATCTTCCCCGAAGTTACTCTCAGGACACTGTGCTGCTGCCGAAGTCGGCTTCCTCCCCTCCCGCTCCTGACAGCGAGCATGGTGAACTCTACGTCTTTAACACGCCTGGTCGTAAACCCTCCTTAGAGGCCCAGTTTCGGAACTTGTCGGTCAGCTATGATATTCCACCCACACCTGGAAGCAACTGCACCTACCAGGTTCCCCGTACAGCTGGGGTGGAGGCTGTTTCAGGGGCCACAGACGTGGTACCGCCCCCTCGTCCTCCCAAGCCTTTACTGACCACAGGATCGGTCCCACCTGAGCGGTCGCCCACGGACACGTATGTGGTGCCACGGTCAGTGTCTGAGACTGATGGAAATTACTGTGTGCCATCTGGTGCAGGAGGGAACAAAGCACTAAGAAGCAACACCATTGGTACAGTGGATTCTTCACGTCTGCGTAAAG ATTACGGATCTCAAGACTGCTATGATATACCCCGTCCCTTCCCCCCAGACAAAAGTTGCTCGTTTGATTTTAATGAAAGCTTCAACAACTATTTT AAGAATAAAGGCATGGTGCCAGTAGGAAGTGTTTCCACTGAGGAGATGGATGAGAACTATGTGCCCATGAGCGTCCACTCTTCGTCACATCACCGCTCCAGCAGCCTATCGGAACCGATTCAGGAGCCCAACTACGTGCCCATGACACCGGGCACAGTGGAGTTTTCCTCCCTTGGAAAACAGGTGCCCCCTCCGGCCCACATGGGCTTCCGCTCCAGCCCCAAGACCCCTCCACGCAGAGCAATGCCCATAACTGAATGCCAACCACCACCTGTAGACCGCAACCTCAAACCTGACCGCAAAG TTAAGCCGGCCCCTTTGGAGATCAAGCCTTTACCTGAGTGGGAAGAGTATACGGCACCAGTCCGTTCCCCCGTGACCAGGTCCTTCACGAGGGA CCCCTCTAGGTGTACCACGGCCCCCAGACCGTCCTCGGGGCATAGCACTGCCTCCAGCAGCGACTCCGACGACTGTGATGAGAATTATGTAACCATGCAACACAATATGTCTTCAGATGAACca AACATGAAGTTAGGACCACCAATGAATGCTGATGGAGGTGGCAGTCCCATGGTGAAGCCCAAAGGAGACAAGCAGGTGGAGTACCTGGACCTTGACTTGGACCCTGGGAAATCAACTCCTCCTCGGAAG AAGAAGACTAACGGGACTGGTATTTCAGCATCAGATGAGCGGGTAGACTATGTGGTGGTGGATCAGCAGCGAACGCAAGCACTGAAGAGCACACGAGAGGCCTGGAGCGACGGACGGCAGTCGACGGAGACAGAAACCCCCACCAAAGGGGCCAAATGA
- the gab1 gene encoding GRB2-associated-binding protein 1 isoform X1, protein MAPSGGSGGALGASALANLPPPYQPVSIRPLGSSSSLDEPQDYLWLLNCESKKPEPNRAHGECSKSTSSEPDCNDNLPSHYTPTSSSKHASVNGFFSTQHAAGLYDSPPSRGQSLSADSQGLYHLPRSYSQDTVLLPKSASSPPAPDSEHGELYVFNTPGRKPSLEAQFRNLSVSYDIPPTPGSNCTYQVPRTAGVEAVSGATDVVPPPRPPKPLLTTGSVPPERSPTDTYVVPRSVSETDGNYCVPSGAGGNKALRSNTIGTVDSSRLRKDYGSQDCYDIPRPFPPDKSCSFDFNESFNNYFKNKGMVPVGSVSTEEMDENYVPMSVHSSSHHRSSSLSEPIQEPNYVPMTPGTVEFSSLGKQVPPPAHMGFRSSPKTPPRRAMPITECQPPPVDRNLKPDRKGQSPKINRAVGLERTDSQTIGEFSRRRKVKPAPLEIKPLPEWEEYTAPVRSPVTRSFTRDPSRCTTAPRPSSGHSTASSSDSDDCDENYVTMQHNMSSDEPNMKLGPPMNADGGGSPMVKPKGDKQVEYLDLDLDPGKSTPPRKKKTNGTGISASDERVDYVVVDQQRTQALKSTREAWSDGRQSTETETPTKGAK, encoded by the exons ATGGCCCCTAGTGGAGGGTCAGGAGGAGCATTAGGGGCTTCTGCACTGGCCAACCTGCCTCCTCCCTACCAGCCCGTCAGCATTAGACCCCTGGGGTCCTCCTCCAGTCTGGATGAGCCTCAAGACTACCTTTGGCTGCTCAACTGTGAGAGCAAGAAACCTGAGCCTAACAG GGCGCATGGCGAATGCTCCAAGTCTACCTCCTCCGAACCCGACTGTAATGACAACCTCCCTTCCCACTACACGCCCACCTCCTCTTCCAAGCACGCCTCGGTCAATGGTTTCTTTTCTACCCAGCATGCCGCAGGGCTCTATGATTCTCCTCCTTCGCGCGGACAGTCGTTGTCGGCCGACTCGCAGGGCCTGTACCATCTTCCCCGAAGTTACTCTCAGGACACTGTGCTGCTGCCGAAGTCGGCTTCCTCCCCTCCCGCTCCTGACAGCGAGCATGGTGAACTCTACGTCTTTAACACGCCTGGTCGTAAACCCTCCTTAGAGGCCCAGTTTCGGAACTTGTCGGTCAGCTATGATATTCCACCCACACCTGGAAGCAACTGCACCTACCAGGTTCCCCGTACAGCTGGGGTGGAGGCTGTTTCAGGGGCCACAGACGTGGTACCGCCCCCTCGTCCTCCCAAGCCTTTACTGACCACAGGATCGGTCCCACCTGAGCGGTCGCCCACGGACACGTATGTGGTGCCACGGTCAGTGTCTGAGACTGATGGAAATTACTGTGTGCCATCTGGTGCAGGAGGGAACAAAGCACTAAGAAGCAACACCATTGGTACAGTGGATTCTTCACGTCTGCGTAAAG ATTACGGATCTCAAGACTGCTATGATATACCCCGTCCCTTCCCCCCAGACAAAAGTTGCTCGTTTGATTTTAATGAAAGCTTCAACAACTATTTT AAGAATAAAGGCATGGTGCCAGTAGGAAGTGTTTCCACTGAGGAGATGGATGAGAACTATGTGCCCATGAGCGTCCACTCTTCGTCACATCACCGCTCCAGCAGCCTATCGGAACCGATTCAGGAGCCCAACTACGTGCCCATGACACCGGGCACAGTGGAGTTTTCCTCCCTTGGAAAACAGGTGCCCCCTCCGGCCCACATGGGCTTCCGCTCCAGCCCCAAGACCCCTCCACGCAGAGCAATGCCCATAACTGAATGCCAACCACCACCTGTAGACCGCAACCTCAAACCTGACCGCAAAG GTCAGAGCCCTAAAATAAACAGAGCAGTCGGTCTTGAGCGAACCGACTCCCAAACCATAGGTGAATTCTCAAGACGGCGTAAGG TTAAGCCGGCCCCTTTGGAGATCAAGCCTTTACCTGAGTGGGAAGAGTATACGGCACCAGTCCGTTCCCCCGTGACCAGGTCCTTCACGAGGGA CCCCTCTAGGTGTACCACGGCCCCCAGACCGTCCTCGGGGCATAGCACTGCCTCCAGCAGCGACTCCGACGACTGTGATGAGAATTATGTAACCATGCAACACAATATGTCTTCAGATGAACca AACATGAAGTTAGGACCACCAATGAATGCTGATGGAGGTGGCAGTCCCATGGTGAAGCCCAAAGGAGACAAGCAGGTGGAGTACCTGGACCTTGACTTGGACCCTGGGAAATCAACTCCTCCTCGGAAG AAGAAGACTAACGGGACTGGTATTTCAGCATCAGATGAGCGGGTAGACTATGTGGTGGTGGATCAGCAGCGAACGCAAGCACTGAAGAGCACACGAGAGGCCTGGAGCGACGGACGGCAGTCGACGGAGACAGAAACCCCCACCAAAGGGGCCAAATGA
- the gab1 gene encoding GRB2-associated-binding protein 1 isoform X2, producing the protein MAPSGGSGGALGASALANLPPPYQPVSIRPLGSSSSLDEPQDYLWLLNCESKKPEPNRAHGECSKSTSSEPDCNDNLPSHYTPTSSSKHASVNGFFSTQHAAGLYDSPPSRGQSLSADSQGLYHLPRSYSQDTVLLPKSASSPPAPDSEHGELYVFNTPGRKPSLEAQFRNLSVSYDIPPTPGSNCTYQVPRTAGVEAVSGATDVVPPPRPPKPLLTTGSVPPERSPTDTYVVPRSVSETDGNYCVPSGAGGNKALRSNTIGTVDSSRLRKDYGSQDCYDIPRPFPPDKSCSFDFNESFNNYFKNKGMVPVGSVSTEEMDENYVPMSVHSSSHHRSSSLSEPIQEPNYVPMTPGTVEFSSLGKQVPPPAHMGFRSSPKTPPRRAMPITECQPPPVDRNLKPDRKGQSPKINRAVGLERTDSQTIGEFSRRRKVKPAPLEIKPLPEWEEYTAPVRSPVTRSFTRDPSRCTTAPRPSSGHSTASSSDSDDCDENYVTMQHNMSSDEPNMKLGPPMNADGGGSPMVKPKGDKQVEYLDLDLDPGKSTPPRKCLRTRRLHILGKVTSLCTGPAPRGC; encoded by the exons ATGGCCCCTAGTGGAGGGTCAGGAGGAGCATTAGGGGCTTCTGCACTGGCCAACCTGCCTCCTCCCTACCAGCCCGTCAGCATTAGACCCCTGGGGTCCTCCTCCAGTCTGGATGAGCCTCAAGACTACCTTTGGCTGCTCAACTGTGAGAGCAAGAAACCTGAGCCTAACAG GGCGCATGGCGAATGCTCCAAGTCTACCTCCTCCGAACCCGACTGTAATGACAACCTCCCTTCCCACTACACGCCCACCTCCTCTTCCAAGCACGCCTCGGTCAATGGTTTCTTTTCTACCCAGCATGCCGCAGGGCTCTATGATTCTCCTCCTTCGCGCGGACAGTCGTTGTCGGCCGACTCGCAGGGCCTGTACCATCTTCCCCGAAGTTACTCTCAGGACACTGTGCTGCTGCCGAAGTCGGCTTCCTCCCCTCCCGCTCCTGACAGCGAGCATGGTGAACTCTACGTCTTTAACACGCCTGGTCGTAAACCCTCCTTAGAGGCCCAGTTTCGGAACTTGTCGGTCAGCTATGATATTCCACCCACACCTGGAAGCAACTGCACCTACCAGGTTCCCCGTACAGCTGGGGTGGAGGCTGTTTCAGGGGCCACAGACGTGGTACCGCCCCCTCGTCCTCCCAAGCCTTTACTGACCACAGGATCGGTCCCACCTGAGCGGTCGCCCACGGACACGTATGTGGTGCCACGGTCAGTGTCTGAGACTGATGGAAATTACTGTGTGCCATCTGGTGCAGGAGGGAACAAAGCACTAAGAAGCAACACCATTGGTACAGTGGATTCTTCACGTCTGCGTAAAG ATTACGGATCTCAAGACTGCTATGATATACCCCGTCCCTTCCCCCCAGACAAAAGTTGCTCGTTTGATTTTAATGAAAGCTTCAACAACTATTTT AAGAATAAAGGCATGGTGCCAGTAGGAAGTGTTTCCACTGAGGAGATGGATGAGAACTATGTGCCCATGAGCGTCCACTCTTCGTCACATCACCGCTCCAGCAGCCTATCGGAACCGATTCAGGAGCCCAACTACGTGCCCATGACACCGGGCACAGTGGAGTTTTCCTCCCTTGGAAAACAGGTGCCCCCTCCGGCCCACATGGGCTTCCGCTCCAGCCCCAAGACCCCTCCACGCAGAGCAATGCCCATAACTGAATGCCAACCACCACCTGTAGACCGCAACCTCAAACCTGACCGCAAAG GTCAGAGCCCTAAAATAAACAGAGCAGTCGGTCTTGAGCGAACCGACTCCCAAACCATAGGTGAATTCTCAAGACGGCGTAAGG TTAAGCCGGCCCCTTTGGAGATCAAGCCTTTACCTGAGTGGGAAGAGTATACGGCACCAGTCCGTTCCCCCGTGACCAGGTCCTTCACGAGGGA CCCCTCTAGGTGTACCACGGCCCCCAGACCGTCCTCGGGGCATAGCACTGCCTCCAGCAGCGACTCCGACGACTGTGATGAGAATTATGTAACCATGCAACACAATATGTCTTCAGATGAACca AACATGAAGTTAGGACCACCAATGAATGCTGATGGAGGTGGCAGTCCCATGGTGAAGCCCAAAGGAGACAAGCAGGTGGAGTACCTGGACCTTGACTTGGACCCTGGGAAATCAACTCCTCCTCGGAAG TGTCTTAGAACAAGACGTTTGCATATTCTGGGCAAAGTGACGTCACTTTGCACAGGCCCCGCCCCCAGAGGCTGCTGA